A segment of the Triticum urartu cultivar G1812 chromosome 1, Tu2.1, whole genome shotgun sequence genome:
gactaatttcatatgttgcttttgatagctcaaacaaatctaagtgaagaacatgagcataaaaaatttcttctctcaaaataatttaagtgaagcatgagaacatttctaaaaaaattactaactctcaaataaatctaagtgaagcatgagagcatttcttcaataataataaagcacaccatgctcaaaaagatataagtaaagtactagagcaattccatggctcaaaaagatttaagtgaagcatagagagcaattctaacaaatcatagcataattttggctctctcaaataggtttgtccagcaaggatagatgacttaaaataaaaagcaaaccaagcaaatactcatatcatacaagacgctccaagcaaaactcatgatacgtgacgaataaaaatatagctccaagtaaaataccgatggtcgttagaagaaagatgggatgccactCGTGCATGCTCAAGCTTAGTTGATTGCTTCTCTTTtagataatagcttgggatgccatggggcatccccaagcttaggctcttcttactccttattccttcatcatcgtgatctcacccaaaacttgaaaactttaatcacacaaaactcaacaaaccttcgtgagatccgttagtataacaaagcaaatcactactataagtattgttgcaaacccattcatattttattcttgcattacatctactgtattccaactttgcTATAGCTTATACCCTCCAATACAAACCATAGATTCATTGAAATAAGCACATAGTGCAAAGAAACAGAATCTaacaaaaacagaacagtctgcagtaatctgaaaactttgaatacttctgtaactccaacaATTCTGAAATATTAGGAAAACATgggcaatttgtatatcaatcttgtgttcaaaaatcaggattttatcacgcttctattaaaatgattttttttactggacgcaaaagtttttgtttttgaacaagatcaaatcaactatcacccaacatgatcccaaagtctttgcttggcacaaacactaattaaaacatgaaaacacaatcataacggtagcataattgtgcaaacactcaagaataaaaataaaaagaaaaaaaaataaattttattcattgggttgcctcccaacaagcgttatcgttttatgcccctaactaggcataagatttcaatgatgctcacataaaagacaagaattgaagtaCAAAGAGAGCATTACGATACATGTTACAAACACATTTAGGTCTaccatacttcctatgcataggaattttataatcaaacaaattatcaagacaagaaacatctaacacatgcaaaaaaaggggaataaaacattgacgatctcaacataatgagagatattttagtaacatgaaaatttctacaaccatattttcctctctcataataattacatgtagtaTCATAAACAAATttaacaatataactatcacataaaatattctcttcatgatccacatgcatgcaaagttgactctcttccaaaatagtgggattatcatcaaataaaggCATGACCTCTCTAAGCCCACTTTTataaaaaaattcataagattgaatactctccaaatatgtgggattatttttagctaaagttgacactcttccaaacccattTTTAATATTATCacaagcatattcatattcatcatgagatttaaataaattttcaagatcataagaatcattatcacctcaatcatgatcattgcaacaaatagttgACATAACAaaacaagcatccccaagcttggggttttgcatataactaacacaattgacattaaaaGAATTacaataacatcattgcaatcatgtttttcattcaaggagctatcatgaatcactttataaatttctctgtttaacacttcatcacaactttcagattcatgaatctcaagcaaaacttcataaaaaaataatctagtgaactcaattcactagcaattggttcatcataattagatcttttgaaaagattagcaagtggacgaggatccatatcaatagatttttagcaagcaaatagaagacgcgtggcaacacaagcaaacaagagatcTAACGAGAAAAAGGCGAACAAAAAAGAAGGCAAATAAAAAGGCAAAAATTTTGTGAAGTGGGCGAGATGAAAAcgggaggcaaatggaaaataatgtaaattgcgagatgagatttgtgattaggaacctcgtagtgttgatgatgtctccctggcaacggcgccagaaatttgtttgatgcggcttgaactatgttggtatttccccaaagaggaagggatgatgcagcacagctacggtaggtatttctctcgatgatgagaccaaggttaaaAATGACGTCGCaaaaaggggttaaaaaccgtttgtatagaaGCTCGTTGTACCAGTGTGGGGACATAAGAGATTGCTtatatttgattgcagggttgtttgagagagaccatcttcatcctacatctcccacagattgataagccttaggtcatccacttgagagaaatttgttgttgtcctacaaaactctgcgcttggaggcccaacagaGTCGACAAGAAtaaaagttgcgtagtagacatcaatactTAGTTGTCTCCTTACCACTTCTAGGCAATTCTCTGTTAGTTCCCTTTACTATGTTATACATAACTATGAGATTTTTTTCCTATAGATTCTACGGAAAATAAAATCCCCTCTGAGAGTCAAAACATTCATCTGGTTGGGATACCTTAAGTAGAGATGTGCTTATCAGAAGGGGAGGGGTGTGCCCCTAGCATTGTTTGTTTTGAGGAGCTGATGAAGCAAGAGTTCATCTCCTCTTTGATTGCCCTCTAGATAGATACATCTATAAGTGGTGAGTCACGTAATTGGTTTAACTGCAACTTTACTAATGTTTTAGATTGTATCACTGGTTGATCGGGGCCTATGGGGAGAAGAACTAGAGACCTCATGGCTGTAGTTGTTGGAGTCATGTGTGGGTATTTTAAATACTAGAAACCAAGAGTGCTTTCGAAACCAATTCCCTAATGAACCTTGTGATGTCATCTATTGTATCTTCTACTCGATTGATCTATAGGGCTCTTTGCAGGTGAAGGAGGCCGCAAAGTTGGAATAGTAGCGTTGCAAAATATTGCTGGCTCGAGCCGTGGGTGGGGTGTTCTCGGTGAGAGGAAGATGGAAGCATTGGATCAAGAGGCTGACTAAGAATCGGAGGAATTGCTCCTACTTTGCTGATGCCTTGATGCTAGGAAAAGGAAACATGAAAAGATTAAACCCTAAAGATGTTGCacttgttttgttttctgttttctattttgcTTGTTTAGAATGATTTTTCGAGGGGGTAAATTTTTAGGTTTTGCTAGTCTTTGATCGCTCTTTGGCTTTTGCTAATGTTGGCATGGGGGTGTTGCCCCCCTGCGGTGTTTCTGGCCTTTGATGAACGGTTGTGCTCTTTCGTTTGCTGGTTGGGTGTGTTCATCAGTTGGTTTTTGTTGAATGAAATCGGGGGAAACCCATTTATCAATTATTTTCTTGCATTTGGTGGATAATGATCCATTAGTTAAAGTTCTATCCATCCAAACTTCTTGAAAAATTACAGAGGTTCTCCTTACATAAAAGATGCCATGATAAATAGTTTAGGACTAGTGAAGGACATTTACTTGTGCATTCTTTTTTGGATGTCTTTCATTGCATTTTATGAGGTTTTCAATTCCACTTGTTTTCACTTTTCAACAAAACTATATGCAGTGGTCATGATACACAAAATAACTTACTATTGTTATTAACCGAAGACGGTTGTGCTACAATTTCGTTTTGCAAATCTCAGTCACTTGGATCAACATCCTCGTCTTCGCCCCACCACGCATACATATCAACTAAATGTTCCCAATTTTTTTATAAAGTTAACTTCGATCTTTGACTTGTTAATGAACAATTTGAAGTAACGACCGAGTTTCCATTAAATCAGGGCAAGCAGGAAAGAGCAAAACTTTTATAATTAGCCACTTTGTCCACTGGATACTGCCTCCGTCCTCTTGTTCGTCAGCAGAGTGGACCTGACTTGAGGCGTACGTAGGTATGATAAGGCAATGTTGGAGCAAGTAATTTGGATATTCCTATCGTGTCCCGGTCATTACTTGGTTCCCAAACTTTACAAGATAACAAAACCAAAGATTGATGTCAGCGACCCGTCGGTGGTAGTGCTGAGTTGATTAATTTTGTGGCTTGAGTGCATGGCGAACAAGATGGAACGAAGAAAAAACAAGTGCAACTAAAAATCGATTGACCATGCACGTGCATGTTCTGCATGTGAGAGAATGCTGAAGCAAAACTGGCTGGCGTGCACTCATTGAGCAGGGCGGCTCCACTGTTGCAGCGTCATGGTTCAGGATAAACAAACTATAGTCAACTCATTTTATAGCTGCTATAAATTATGGTGTGTTTAACTTGTTCCATACACAATCTACTATATAACGATAAATGGACACCAAATGTATGTGATGCCCTCAGATGTCGGCTCTACGAAAATACACACAGAAATATTGTACAACAAGAGTGCTCTGTTCATCCGGTGGATTGTGTGCACATATAGGTTTGTGTACGTGTTCGAAAGGATTTAAGGTTCATAATTGTTTACTCACGATCGCGCGGGAGGGGGCGGTTTCCAAGTGGATCTATAGATAGATCGATCTATCTACTTGGGCATATATATATACGATTGACAGCGGCATATAGGTTTGTGCCCTGGCAGTATGTTGGCACTGCAAGTCTGCAACTTGCATTGCAGCTTGCAGGTCGTCGTctctgctcatcaggaaaacgaTCGAGACGCGAAAAGGTCAGCGGGTCGACCGCCAAACCCTACGAAAAGTATCCACGGATTTAGTCCGGTTTGAGAGTTCGTGCACAGTGCACGTGCACCCCGGCAGCAAAAGACCACATTCCCTGCGTGCCATCACAATCACATTGCCAATATATATTTTTTGCATTCCTCATACTATCATTTCGATAGGGAAAAATATAACCAACAATATCTTTTCCTCACTACTACACTCGCGCTCCTGATTTCTAACACCTCTCGCCCGTAATTCGTAGTTATATAGTATACTACAAGAAAATTTGATCACGATCAACAACACCCCATTTTCCAACGAAAATGGTGAAGAAATGAAACAAAAGCATCGATTAGCTGAGCTTAACCCGTTCCTATCGATCGACGGTGCACCAGCAAGGTCCCCGCGCGAcgacggcgtgcggcggcggcggcggcagcaagTCCGATAGGGATATCAATCGGAGACGACACCGGAGGTCTCCACGCTTGACGTTGACCTCCAGCTGCAGGCTCCACGCGGTGGTAGCCGGCCGCGTCAGCGCCGTAGCCGCAGCAAAGCCACCAGAGTTCCCCTCCGTCGGCGCCGCGCTCCCGCGGCTCGTAACCGTCGTCGGGCCACAGCACGTCCGCCTCCTGGAACTCCTCCGCCATGTCACCCTCGCGGCCATGCCCGCCGGCGAAGGCGGGAGGGTAGGAGAGGAAGCCACCGGAGGACCCGCCACCAAACGGCAGCACGGTCGACGACGAGGACGCCGAGCTCATCGACGAGGACGCCGCAGGGCCGTCGTCGTCGCTGCCGAACGACTCGCACGAGAAGTCGACGGCGGCCGCGGCAGCGGAATCGTACAGCTGATCCGGCAGGCGGTCCCGCGACGGCGGCGGCGTGTCGGGCCACAGCACGTCGGCCTCCTGGAGCTCCTCCATGGGCGCACCTCGGGCCAGGAAACTATCTCCGATAGCAGCCAGGCAAGCCATTCTTGTAATATGGGTTGCGCGCGCCTTGCCGCAAGAGAGAAGCGCGTCGCATCGCCGTGTGTGGTGACGTGACGTAGGGGGCACTCCTGGCCTTGATTAAATTTGGCTAGCTGCGCAGCGCTCCGCAAAATGACAGATTACGCACACGTACGTGACGCCTCATGCCGTTCAATGCGGACTTTAACAATCGACTCATACGTGCTGCTCTGTGTTGGCCACGAAATGCCAGGTCATATTCAAAACCAAACTACGCGATACTTGTGAAAGAAACAAAACTGATACATCACACTATATGTCAGTGACAGCGATTTTTGCAGAAATATACATCGTTATCTGCTTCTAGGACAAGAGAGAGCTTGATTGCAATAGATGGGGAATACTACTAAAAAAGATTGGAGATGGAGTGACGGTTGCAAGCGCACAAGAAATGGCAGATCGGGTTAATCCGGTGGGCGACCAATCATTCGCGACCTGGATGATGCTTGACCGGGTAACGCGGACAAGGGATGCGGTTAGGGAGCCCCACACAGCAAGTCATCCTCCCAGGATTGGCCACGGCTCACGCCTGAATGGAGTGTGCAGGCAGTTTTATTTGCCTATTTATATGCAATTAGATTCCGTCAGGGGCTAGCTGCACCTAACCCATAGTTTAGATTTCTAGGAGGGGTTAGGGTCAAATAACTACGCAAAATGCAGTTTCAAGTTGCCATACTTACCTGCGTGGCCACAGTGCAATCGGATGATGAACCAAAATTAGGGTGAGAAACGACAGAATCCAAAGCCAATCGAACGAAAAGTCTAAGAGCATAAGTGCAGAGCTTCCAGAAACCAGCGGTAGACCGTCAATGCTGGGATTAGTCCTCACATCACATAATAACAAATATCCATCAATTCCGCCTAACACAAACTCTCGGGATCACTCAGTCACAGAGCGTCAGTCTCCTCTCGCAGTAACAGTAAAACCAGGACCTCAGTCATACTTTGTACAGGATTGTACACCACGCCGCGCCGGACCAGCCacggcggctactccggcgcgcGTACAGGGAACACCAATGTTATTTAGGGCTGCTGTCAACTCTTCTTCTCAGGCGGGGCGGGGCGGGCGGCCGGGTGATTGCTGATTAGCAGAGGCAAACTTAGTCTTACTGCCTATCCAAGAACATGTAATCAGCGGCGGCGCCGGGCGGGAGGCCACCGGCACGGGCCGTCGTCGACTCGGCCATCTCCTTGAGGAAGGAGACGACGTCCTCCGACGAGTTGAGCAGGTAACGGGCGTTGGAGCGCTTCCTCCCGACGGCGCACGAGAAGTAGTTGTCACCGTTGAGGTCCAGCACCGACGACCCTTCGCGCCAGTCGTGGTGGCTGTTGTTGTTTGCGGTGCTGTGGTCGGACGAGGACGATGACCtctccggaggcggcggcgcgaccTGAGGCTTCTGTATCCTCGCCTGCGAGTTCCTCGAGTTGCTCCGGCCGTTGGATGGCCGCCCGTTCTGCCTCCTGTCGACGGATACCGACGCACCATCCGGTTTCACTTTTGGTTCAGAAGGGTATTCAGGGTCGAAGAACACATAGATGTCCTCGTCCTGAAAAGATAAAATTTCACAATTTTCCTATTATATCACACACACATTCAAGATGAACTAGAAAGGAACGAGAGAGGATAAAGTCAGTGCAGAATTACCTTTCCTAGGAAGTGGCCTATACATAGTACATAGTCAATCGGAGTAACCATGCTTTTGCTGTGAACAATCTCCCCTAGAATACGATCAATGGCCGCACCCTACAGAACGGAAATGAATAATTAGTAAAGCATCAGTTAGCTAAATAATATGAAATCTTTCACCATGTTTAAAAATCACACTGCCTAACTGACCTTTGTGACTCCAACAGAGCGAACTTCAACTGACCGGCTCCCTTGAACAACATCCACAGCTGCATTTGAAATTGGACCGGTCCACAGGTGCTGCAGCATATCTCTTGCTTGGAGCCTCCCAAACTCAACATCTTCACAAGAGGCAAGTGCAAATAGTATTGGATATTTTTGTTATTCACAAAATGAAGAAAAACTATGCATGAAGACCTGATCACTTACCCGCATACTTGTAGTTCCACACAAATGATGTTTCACGATGTTCAAAATGAGATCTTGGGGTTCTTTCTGTGAAGTACTCAAAAACATGCTGGAAAGGGGTAAATGGTGTGAGAAGGTATACATTAAGGGGTTACGGCTGGACATTGCTCATCAAACAGACCTACCTTTACACTGTCGACCCAATCCATGTTCAGATGCTCAGGCATTGTTGTCATCCATTCTCCATCAGTTGGGCGTAAGAACATCCCATGCTCTGCTGCCAGCCACAAGTTAAACTCTCCAAAATTCTGCAAAGGGTAGAGGATATCTTGATTTTAGTACTAACAGATAAAGCAATTACAAATCACAAAATGACAGGAGTAGTAGTAGTATTACTTCATCAAGAACACTCCTGTCGCTTCCGCTGAGAACGATAACCGTAGTGCTCTCGTCCTCGCAGAGGGCTCTCAAAGGACCCTTTAAGTCAGGATGCAACTTGAGTTCCATCTCCTTGATTTGATCACCGCCCCTTCTCCCAGAGGATTCAACTGGCTCAGTCAATGTTGAATTGAAACCCTATATTCAGTCATCGGTGCAACAAACAGAAATTGTAAGGTTATGCTGTTTGAGTGCTAAGTTCATTGTACTATGAAGGAAAAACTATACATATTTGCAGATGCCATTCATTTAGTTTAAAATGCAATGAAAATAAATGAACTAATGTGTAACATTTCAACATGTGGAGGAGTTACTGCAGAAGAGTAAACAAGCAGTTGTTTGCATTATAAACCCCAGTGATGGCCAGTATAAACAACTTCAAATATCAATAGAAAAGAGAAAATATGGTGTTTACCAATATGAGCAAACGATTTTTTGACTGCAGATATTGCTGGATGGCCGTTCGACTAGGAAGGTCAGGAGGAACTTGTCTTGTTCTCATCAGAGCTTCAGCAACTGTATCGTTTAGCTCACTACATGAAAAGACACAGTGTGGTTACAAGAAAGTCTGGCAGCAGCTAACAAATTTATATTTACAATGAAAAAGAAATATTTAATATACTAGTAAGTTCTGGTTAATAAAAGTACAAATGAGCCGAAGTGCAAACGAGCTCCTCACCATACAAAAGTTTCAGCCCAATCTTGGGCAGTATGAGTTGTTACATGCGCGTAGTTATGCCTGTGCCGCTTCTCCCTCTCATCAGATGTCATTGTCAAAGCATGTTTTATTGAGTCTGCAACTTCTGTAATATTCCAAGGATTTACAAGAATGGCACCAGCACCAAGCGATTGTGCTGCACCGGCAAACTGAAATTGCAATGACAGAACTTATGAACCAAAATCAAATATATTTTCAGGAGACTGTAAAAGAAACGGAAAATATAAACACACACATATGAATATCCTTACAGACTACATTTGGAATCAATCGATATTATTTATCATCATAGCTGATGACTTACCTCACTCAATATCAGAACTCCTTTTTTTGATCCCTGGCATGCAACATATTCGTAGCTTACAAGATTCATGCCATCCCTCAGTGATGTTACAAGAGCCACATCTAAGCAAAACAGAGGAAATGCACAGCTCAAGCATGATAAACGCACTAATATTTTGAATAAAAGAGTGCTAATAAAGCCCAACTTTCAATATAAAGAGAGCTGCCAGGAATTACCAGTGACTGCATAAAGAGCACACAAGGCATGGAAATCAAGAGATCGATCCTGCAAGGAGCAAATTATTTTAGTTGAAACGAAATAGTTTGCCAAAGAGCTATTTAAAAGATAGCACAAAGAATTTAGGTCATAAGATAGCACAGAGAGCTATTTAAAAGCTAACCAGATGATGAATGGGAACAGCAGACAATGTTCCAAATCGTCCATTTATGCGCCCAACAATTTCATGCACTTGGCTTGTAAGCTTCTGATCTGCTCAAG
Coding sequences within it:
- the LOC125524826 gene encoding alpha,alpha-trehalose-phosphate synthase [UDP-forming] 1-like isoform X1, which produces MSRPESESHPIAEQREAAKATDPGAHARRDLDIGPNQPAGESSRRSMSADAAGSNIISRRRSRLGDEAMPTPSSNAPDSSPFSNDGGASPSDIDRVLRGNGRRHQLPTAASPDAMDTDVAEPAAASLADCGAQSRPEGAHANMDDTGGGGSGGHAARPPLSGPRSGFRRLGLRGMKQRLLVVANRLPVSANRRGEDQWSLEISAGGLVSALLGVKDVDAKWIGWAGVNVPDEVGQQALTNALAEKRCIPVFLDEEIVHQYYNGYCNNILWPLFHYLGLPQEDRLATTRNFESQFDAYKRANQMFADVVYQHYQEGDVIWCHDYHLMFLPRCLKEHDINMKVGWFLHTPFPSSEIYRTLPSRSELLRSVLCADLVGFHTYDYARHFVSACTRILGLEGTPEGVEDQGKLTRVAAFPIGIDSDRFKRALDIDAAKRHVNELKQRFAGRKVMLGVDRLDMIKGIPQKILAFEKFLEENPEWIDKVVLLQIAVPTRTDVPEYQKLTSQVHEIVGRINGRFGTLSAVPIHHLDRSLDFHALCALYAVTDVALVTSLRDGMNLVSYEYVACQGSKKGVLILSEFAGAAQSLGAGAILVNPWNITEVADSIKHALTMTSDEREKRHRHNYAHVTTHTAQDWAETFVCELNDTVAEALMRTRQVPPDLPSRTAIQQYLQSKNRLLILGFNSTLTEPVESSGRRGGDQIKEMELKLHPDLKGPLRALCEDESTTVIVLSGSDRSVLDENFGEFNLWLAAEHGMFLRPTDGEWMTTMPEHLNMDWVDSVKHVFEYFTERTPRSHFEHRETSFVWNYKYADVEFGRLQARDMLQHLWTGPISNAAVDVVQGSRSVEVRSVGVTKGAAIDRILGEIVHSKSMVTPIDYVLCIGHFLGKDEDIYVFFDPEYPSEPKVKPDGASVSVDRRQNGRPSNGRSNSRNSQARIQKPQVAPPPPERSSSSSDHSTANNNSHHDWREGSSVLDLNGDNYFSCAVGRKRSNARYLLNSSEDVVSFLKEMAESTTARAGGLPPGAAADYMFLDRQ
- the LOC125524826 gene encoding alpha,alpha-trehalose-phosphate synthase [UDP-forming] 1-like isoform X3, which translates into the protein MSADAAGSNIISRRRSRLGDEAMPTPSSNAPDSSPFSNDGGASPSDIDRVLRGNGRRHQLPTAASPDAMDTDVAEPAAASLADCGAQSRPEGAHANMDDTGGGGSGGHAARPPLSGPRSGFRRLGLRGMKQRLLVVANRLPVSANRRGEDQWSLEISAGGLVSALLGVKDVDAKWIGWAGVNVPDEVGQQALTNALAEKRCIPVFLDEEIVHQYYNGYCNNILWPLFHYLGLPQEDRLATTRNFESQFDAYKRANQMFADVVYQHYQEGDVIWCHDYHLMFLPRCLKEHDINMKVGWFLHTPFPSSEIYRTLPSRSELLRSVLCADLVGFHTYDYARHFVSACTRILGLEGTPEGVEDQGKLTRVAAFPIGIDSDRFKRALDIDAAKRHVNELKQRFAGRKVMLGVDRLDMIKGIPQKILAFEKFLEENPEWIDKVVLLQIAVPTRTDVPEYQKLTSQVHEIVGRINGRFGTLSAVPIHHLDRSLDFHALCALYAVTDVALVTSLRDGMNLVSYEYVACQGSKKGVLILSEFAGAAQSLGAGAILVNPWNITEVADSIKHALTMTSDEREKRHRHNYAHVTTHTAQDWAETFVCELNDTVAEALMRTRQVPPDLPSRTAIQQYLQSKNRLLILGFNSTLTEPVESSGRRGGDQIKEMELKLHPDLKGPLRALCEDESTTVIVLSGSDRSVLDENFGEFNLWLAAEHGMFLRPTDGEWMTTMPEHLNMDWVDSVKHVFEYFTERTPRSHFEHRETSFVWNYKYADVEFGRLQARDMLQHLWTGPISNAAVDVVQGSRSVEVRSVGVTKGAAIDRILGEIVHSKSMVTPIDYVLCIGHFLGKDEDIYVFFDPEYPSEPKVKPDGASVSVDRRQNGRPSNGRSNSRNSQARIQKPQVAPPPPERSSSSSDHSTANNNSHHDWREGSSVLDLNGDNYFSCAVGRKRSNARYLLNSSEDVVSFLKEMAESTTARAGGLPPGAAADYMFLDRQ
- the LOC125524826 gene encoding alpha,alpha-trehalose-phosphate synthase [UDP-forming] 1-like isoform X2, which encodes MRPNQPAGESSRRSMSADAAGSNIISRRRSRLGDEAMPTPSSNAPDSSPFSNDGGASPSDIDRVLRGNGRRHQLPTAASPDAMDTDVAEPAAASLADCGAQSRPEGAHANMDDTGGGGSGGHAARPPLSGPRSGFRRLGLRGMKQRLLVVANRLPVSANRRGEDQWSLEISAGGLVSALLGVKDVDAKWIGWAGVNVPDEVGQQALTNALAEKRCIPVFLDEEIVHQYYNGYCNNILWPLFHYLGLPQEDRLATTRNFESQFDAYKRANQMFADVVYQHYQEGDVIWCHDYHLMFLPRCLKEHDINMKVGWFLHTPFPSSEIYRTLPSRSELLRSVLCADLVGFHTYDYARHFVSACTRILGLEGTPEGVEDQGKLTRVAAFPIGIDSDRFKRALDIDAAKRHVNELKQRFAGRKVMLGVDRLDMIKGIPQKILAFEKFLEENPEWIDKVVLLQIAVPTRTDVPEYQKLTSQVHEIVGRINGRFGTLSAVPIHHLDRSLDFHALCALYAVTDVALVTSLRDGMNLVSYEYVACQGSKKGVLILSEFAGAAQSLGAGAILVNPWNITEVADSIKHALTMTSDEREKRHRHNYAHVTTHTAQDWAETFVCELNDTVAEALMRTRQVPPDLPSRTAIQQYLQSKNRLLILGFNSTLTEPVESSGRRGGDQIKEMELKLHPDLKGPLRALCEDESTTVIVLSGSDRSVLDENFGEFNLWLAAEHGMFLRPTDGEWMTTMPEHLNMDWVDSVKHVFEYFTERTPRSHFEHRETSFVWNYKYADVEFGRLQARDMLQHLWTGPISNAAVDVVQGSRSVEVRSVGVTKGAAIDRILGEIVHSKSMVTPIDYVLCIGHFLGKDEDIYVFFDPEYPSEPKVKPDGASVSVDRRQNGRPSNGRSNSRNSQARIQKPQVAPPPPERSSSSSDHSTANNNSHHDWREGSSVLDLNGDNYFSCAVGRKRSNARYLLNSSEDVVSFLKEMAESTTARAGGLPPGAAADYMFLDRQ